The Pseudomonas sp. R4-35-07 nucleotide sequence GTTAGAATCAGGGCGTCCTCGCCCGGAATAGTTAGCATGTTTTGGTCACTGGCGATTCTCGCCTACCTGCTCGGCTCGCTGTCCTTTGCCATTTTGCTCAGCCGCCTGACGGGAAATCCCGATCCGCGAATGAGTGGCTCAGGCAATGCCGGCGCCACCAATATGTTGCGCCTGGCCGGCAAGAAACTCGCCGTGCTGACGCTGCTGGGCGACATCTGCAAGGGCCTGCTGCCCGTACTGCTCGCCAGCCTCGTCGGCCTTTCCCTGCAACAGCAGGCCTGGGTGGGCGTATGCGCCGTCCTAGGCCATCTGTTCCCCCTGTACTTTCGTTTTCGCGGCGGCAAAGGCGTCGCCACGGCGGCCGGCATGCTGCTGGGGATCTACCCGCCGGCAGCCTTGCTGGCGGTGCTCGCCTGGCTGCTGACGTTCTACCTGACCCGCACCAGCTCGCTGGCTGCGCTGATCGCCACACCGCTCACCCTGCCATTACTGGCCTGGCAAGCACCGGCGGCGCTGCTGCCGATGAGCGTGCTGACACTGCTGATCGTCTGGCGCCACCGCGGCAATCTACGCGACCTGTTTGCCGGGCGCGAACGGCATTTCTAACGGGCGTCCAGGCTAACCCTTACAACGGCGACAACTGCTCCATCGGCCAACGTGCCTGCACGCTGATCGCCAGGCTCTCATGCTGCCCGGCCTGCAGGCGTTGGCAGCCGGCGTAGGCGATCATCGCGCCATTGTCGGTGCAGAACTCAGGGCGCGCATAGAACACGTCGCCGTTCATCTCACCGAGCATTTTCTCCAACGCGCTGCGCAAAGCCTTGTTGGCACTGACGCCGCCAGCAATCACCAGGCGCTTCATGCCTGCCTGCTTCAGGGCGCGCTTGCACTTGATGGTCAAAGTCTCCACCACGGCCTGCTGGAACGCCAGCGCGATGTCGCAACGGGCTTGCTCGCCGTCGTCTCCGGCGCTGACGCTCTGCTGCCAGGTATTCAACGCCGAGGTTTTCAAGCCGCTGAAGCTGAACATCAGCCCCGGGCGATCGCACATCGGCCGTGGGAACGTGTAACGACCGGCCACGCCTTTTTCGGCAAGACGGGCGATTTCCGGACCACCGGGGTAATTGAGCCCCATCATCTTCGCGGTCTTGTCGAATGCTTCGCCTGCGGCGTCGTCCAGCGACTCGCCCAACAACGTGTATTGGCCGATGCCGTCGACCTGAACCAGCTGCGTATGCCCCCCCGAAACCAACAAAGCGACGAACGGGAACGCTGGCGGTGTTTTTTCCAGCATCGGTGCCAGCAAATGCCCTTCCATGTGGTGCACACCGAGGGCCGGAATCCCCCAGGCAAACGCCAGCGCCTGGGCACAGGAAGCCCCAACCAGCAGGGCCCCGACCAATCCCGGGCCTGCGGTATAGGCAATCGCGTCGATCTCGGTCGGCACGCAGCCGGCCTCATCCAACACCTGGCGAATCAACGGCAGCATGCGTTTGACGTGATCACGGCTGGCAAGCTCCGGCACCACGCCGCCATAGGCGCGGTGCAGGTCGATCTGACTGAACAGCGCATCGGCCAAAAGCCCGCGTTCACTGTCGTAAAGTGCGACACCGGTTTCGTCGCAGGAGGTTTCAAGTCCCAGTACTAGCATGGGTTTGCGCCTTGTAGAGGCTGAATTCGAAGGCGCGCATAATAGTCGCCACTCCCCCTCCCGACTAGCGGTTTTCGATCAGAGGCTTTGCATTCCTGCCAATGAGGGGTTAACATCCGCAACCCTTAAAAACCGACGACCTCAGCCGCGAATTGTTTGCGACGAGAACGTTGATCCCGGTAATGAAAGAAGGTAGCTCTGGATGCCAGCCGTCAAAGTAAAAGAGAACGAACCCTTCGACGTAGCTCTGCGTCGTTTCAAGCGCTCCTGCGAAAAAGCCGGTGTTCTGGCTGAAGTTCGTAGCCGCGAATTTTATGAGAAGCCAACTTCTGAGCGTAAGCGTAAAGCAGCAGCCGCTGTTAAGCGTCACGCCAAGAAAGTTCAGCGCGAACAGCGCCGCGCCGTTCGTCTGTACTAATACACAGACGTTCGTAGCAAGCTTCTGCCAAGCCCGGCCCTCAGCCGGGCTGTTGGCATTTGCGGATATCGCTTGATGCTTCATCGTCGACGCCGCACACGCGACCGAGACACCGCTTCACACGTCAGGACTGGCTCTTTTGCCAGCGGTGCACGTCTCTTCTGACGAGCCTAACAAGGCTACTGACGAGCACACCTATTCTTCAAGCAGGCGATCAACTGTGTCGACTGTGCCCATTGATGAGCTTCCGAGACCGCTCACAGGTCAAGACCGGACTCACGGGCAACTTTTATTCGTCGGACACTGATAGAGACTAACGTCAGCGAATGTTCGGCAGATACACTCCCTGACACCCCATGCAGACGATAATGCTCGAGCGCCCAACGTGCGCTTGAACATTTCACGGGTCCTCATTTACACGCAGTGATGACGAGAACGCCATGGCCGGGCTGATTCCCCAGAGCTTTATTGACGACCTTCTGAACCGCACCGACATCGTCGATGTTGTCAGCTCACGCGTGCAACTGAAAAAAGCCGGCAAGAACTACACCGCCTGCTGCCCGTTCCATAAAGAAAAAACCCCGTCGTTCAGTGTCAGCCCGGACAAGCAGTTCTATTACTGCTTCGGTTGCGGCGCCGGCGGCAACGCCCTCGGCTTCCTGATGGACCACGACAACCTGGATTTCCCCCAGGCCGTCGAGGACCTGGCGAAAGCCGCCGGCATGGAAATCCCCCGCGA carries:
- the plsY gene encoding glycerol-3-phosphate 1-O-acyltransferase PlsY, whose amino-acid sequence is MFWSLAILAYLLGSLSFAILLSRLTGNPDPRMSGSGNAGATNMLRLAGKKLAVLTLLGDICKGLLPVLLASLVGLSLQQQAWVGVCAVLGHLFPLYFRFRGGKGVATAAGMLLGIYPPAALLAVLAWLLTFYLTRTSSLAALIATPLTLPLLAWQAPAALLPMSVLTLLIVWRHRGNLRDLFAGRERHF
- the tsaD gene encoding tRNA (adenosine(37)-N6)-threonylcarbamoyltransferase complex transferase subunit TsaD, which codes for MLVLGLETSCDETGVALYDSERGLLADALFSQIDLHRAYGGVVPELASRDHVKRMLPLIRQVLDEAGCVPTEIDAIAYTAGPGLVGALLVGASCAQALAFAWGIPALGVHHMEGHLLAPMLEKTPPAFPFVALLVSGGHTQLVQVDGIGQYTLLGESLDDAAGEAFDKTAKMMGLNYPGGPEIARLAEKGVAGRYTFPRPMCDRPGLMFSFSGLKTSALNTWQQSVSAGDDGEQARCDIALAFQQAVVETLTIKCKRALKQAGMKRLVIAGGVSANKALRSALEKMLGEMNGDVFYARPEFCTDNGAMIAYAGCQRLQAGQHESLAISVQARWPMEQLSPL
- the rpsU gene encoding 30S ribosomal protein S21; the encoded protein is MPAVKVKENEPFDVALRRFKRSCEKAGVLAEVRSREFYEKPTSERKRKAAAAVKRHAKKVQREQRRAVRLY